GGAACTGCTTGTCACTCACAATGCGGCCAAAATCCGGGGATTCTCGGGGGTTGGGGCCGAAAAACTCAGTGATGGCCTCACGCAAAGCAGGCATGAGCTTCTCCTGCATCTCTAAGGTGCAGAGCAGGTAGTCGGGGGCGATGCAGGTCTGCCCCGCGTTGAAGAAGCGGCCCCAGACCACGCGCCGCGCCACGTTGGTCACATCACAGGTGTCAGACACATAGCAGGGGTTCTTGCCCCCCAGCTCCAGTGTCACCGGTGTCAGGTGCTTGGCAGCAGCTGTCATCACGATCCGCCCCACCGAGGGGCTGCCTGCGGGCAGGGAAAACATGGATTGAGGTGGGAATCCCAGCAGCCATCACGTGGCTctgggatgtggcactgggtcCCACCAGACCCCAGATACACATCCCAGATCCTCCAACAGATCCTGGCACCAcatccagggctctgctctgtcccatgGGACGTACCAGTGAAGAAGATGTAGTCAAACTTGttctccagcagcctggtggTCTCCGGCACGCCACCGGTCACCACAGCAAAGCAGTCCTGCAAGGTAACAGAAAAAATCCTCTTGTATCACCATCTGTCCCCACAAACAGCATCCCAAGAACCTGGGCATTGGCTGAAGATGGAGGGAGAAGGTTCTGCACATAGATGATGTGTAGGGATGGTGGGtgtgaggcagggctgggaacaccATGGTCTAGGAACAAGAGACAAGGACAAGAAGGGATTCTCACACTGTCCAGGTAACAGCTCAGTGTTTCAGCAATGAGTCTCTCTGTGTTCTTGGAGATCTCTGAGGGTTTGATGATGACGCAGTTCCCTGGAGAAAGATGAACAGGACATCAGCACAGCAACATGGTGACAACTACCCCTTCGGGGGACAAGACTCCTGGGGAGACCCTGGCACTTCCAGGCCAGGGGACTGGAAGTTTGGGCTCACCGGCAGCGATGGCCCCGATGAGGGGCACCAGGAAGAGCTGGATGGGGTAATTCCAGGGCGCTATGATGAGCACCACCCCGTAGGGGTCCTTGCGGATAAAGGCAGAGTCCAGCTGCATCACCTTTGAGGAAGAACATGACCTAAGCACTGACTTCCCCACCAGCAATCCCTCTCCCCCCTTGTCTTTCCCAGAGCTTCCTTCTTACCAGGTTCTTGTCCACATGCTCATCCTTCATCCACTGGGACAGGTTGTTGAGGGTGACATTGAGCTCATTCTTGCAGAGGAGGATCTCACTGAAGAAAGCCTCAAAGGATGGCTGGGGACAGACATCATGGAAGTGCCACCCCATCATTGACCCTGTCACCCTAACACAGACCCCATTACCCCAACACCAACCCCATCACCCCAGGAGGCATCTCTCCCCTCTTCCAAACATGAACAGCAGGAGGATCTCTTCAGCCGAAGTTTCCATCACCTACCGTAATTCCCAGGGAATATCAGTGACCcagaaatttcattaaaatagtCACCTGgccagaaggggaaaaaaatcccaaaatttaaaatttccatgCTATTTAACAAATTTCTGAGCTCAGCACTGTGaactggcagcagagccccaagCCAAAGGGACACCCAAGCAATGTCACCAAAGCTCCTGAAGAGCTGGTCCTGGTGGAAGGCATCCTTCCCACTTGGAAGCTGGAAGCGGGAAGCAAAGCCCCATCCTCCCTTCTACTGCCTGTGGACTAAAGCTGCACCTTTTAGTCTTAAATTTAGCCAAAGTCTTAAGACCTTGACTAAAAGGAAGTAATAGGAACCACAGCTTAATTAAACCCCTTGTGATAAAGAACTGGGTACTCTTGACAGCTTTGGAGCACAGATTGGGATCATTTAATCCTTGCAGGAGAAGTGTGAAGACACCAGGGATAGCCCAGCAGGCTCAGTGGAGCCCCTTCACGACCTGGGGAGCAAAGCTCCTGTGATGTGACATCATATTTTGGACTCCTccaacccaaaaccaccccTGGATTGGAGTCTTCCTCCCATCTCCACACCACTTTGGGGTTGAGAAGGCTGGTTGCTGATTCCCAGGATCTTCCATCATTAAGAGCCCTTCAGGACCACAAaatgcagctgccaggaggTGCAAGGACCCTCTTGGAAGCGAGGGCTCAGCAGGCACATGAGATAATGGAGTGAAGCAACGAGGCCATTCTCAACCCAGGATGATGATGGCATCACCAGGATAAGGAAGATGATGGTTCATCAAGAATTTTGATGGGATACAAAGGTTGTGAGATAGGACATTAAGTCTGAGGTCATCCCAGAGCCACCAATCATCAGCACCAGAGAGGAACTGGCACCGCTGGAGGTGAGACACCACCTCAGCTACGTAAGAGCAGGGGAAGTGTCCATCTAGCTATGAGGGCCCGGCTGCATAACAAGATCATTACTGGACAACCGGATCTAATTAGGAGTAATTAGGAAAGATGATGGACACACTCAGAGCACTGATACCTATCAAAGCCTGGCTGAAGGAGAAGGCCTTGCCTCCAACTAACAAGGCAATTAGGAGCCTTGGGAGATGGCAGGACGGGGAAAGACATCGCTGAGGGCATGCGCCATTTCACTGATGCCGAACAAAGAGGTAAGGATTAtatcatggaatcctggaatggtttgggttggaagggaacctTGAAGCTCATCCAATTCTgccctgtcatgggcagggacaccttccaccagcccagattgctccaagccccatccagcctggccttgaacacttccagagctgATGAGCTGCGACCACTAGAATTATCCATAGTATGGATGCTCTCACTTCACCAGCAGATCATCCAGGAGCTCCTTGCATGCCACAACATCCCGAGCCATATCCAGAGCCCTGCCCATGCCACCATGCCAGTGAAACCAGTCCCTTGGAGGCCCTGGGAAGAATGTGCAGTGCCAGCACGTTGCACAATGCCAGTAATCCTGGGTGTGCCAGGCTGGCCAGGAGCACCCCAGGATGTCATCCTTGTGGAGGTCACATGGACCCCCAGGATGCAGACCAGAGTATGAAACGCTTCCACCTCAGCCAATCACTGATAGGCCAACAGGGCCTTTGCCTGGTTTCAGGGCACCAGGGATGGGATCAACAGCACAGTCCTTCCATTATCCCTGGATCTGCAGGGATCCAGCACTTCCAGATGCACCAGTCTGGCAGCACATCAAGGGGGAATCAGGACCCCAAGGAAGGGACACCCCTGTGCCCAGACCCCCACAAGGATGCAATACCCAGACAAGGGAATATGAAGGACTTCAAAGATGTGATGCCAGTGGCCCCCAATTCCCAGCCCCTGTTACCTTGCCCATATCCAATTCAGTGGCTTCCAGAATCTCCTGCTTCTTGTCATCCAGGAAGCGTCCcagagcctccagctgtgccacgcGGTATTCCATGGGCCGTGTCTTCCCCGAGAGCCAGGATGCGCGCAGGTGGCTCACCAGCCCCGCGTAGGGGTTCCCgctgctgggatgggggtgTCAGCTCTCTGGAGTGAGAGCTCCATTCTACCTCCCCAGAATGGAGAAGCTCCCCAGAGCTTCATGTCATCCCAGATCAATGTTATCCTATTCCAGCATCAAAATGGACCCCAGATTCCCTGGGGACAGCGCAGGGAATCTGC
This sequence is a window from Serinus canaria isolate serCan28SL12 chromosome 5, serCan2020, whole genome shotgun sequence. Protein-coding genes within it:
- the ALDH3B1 gene encoding aldehyde dehydrogenase family 3 member B1 isoform X4 codes for the protein MVWKTMMATTLSMETSSSFQQLGMQQPLEPPRQQLLGYGKCSTTGSDLGKDSGKAAGCSGSSGIGKGPVPMVCSTPCSGNPYAGLVSHLRASWLSGKTRPMEYRVAQLEALGRFLDDKKQEILEATELDMGKPSFEAFFSEILLCKNELNVTLNNLSQWMKDEHVDKNLVMQLDSAFIRKDPYGVVLIIAPWNYPIQLFLVPLIGAIAAGNCVIIKPSEISKNTERLIAETLSCYLDSDCFAVVTGGVPETTRLLENKFDYIFFTGSPSVGRIVMTAAAKHLTPVTLELGGKNPCYVSDTCDVTNVARRVVWGRFFNAGQTCIAPDYLLCTLEMQEKLMPALREAITEFFGPNPRESPDFGRIVSDKQFQRLRVLLGSGRVAIGGQTDEAERYIAPTVLADVLPSDPAMQEEVFGPILPIVVVANMDEAIDFINARPRPLAVYAFSCDSKIVNQVLERTSSGGFCGNDTLMHFTLTSLPFGGIGNSGLGKYHGKFTFDTFSLHRGCLHRSMGLETLNTPRYPPYTQQKLGLLTTTFEVKRRGTCTLL
- the ALDH3B1 gene encoding aldehyde dehydrogenase family 3 member B1 isoform X3: MAIIPGIPGISQGLWQLPWAESPHNQDSPKHRATLQRATTLSMETSSSFQQLGMQQPLEPPRQQLLGYGKCSTTGSDLGKDSGKAAGCSGSSGIGKGPVPMVCSTPCGNPYAGLVSHLRASWLSGKTRPMEYRVAQLEALGRFLDDKKQEILEATELDMGKPSFEAFFSEILLCKNELNVTLNNLSQWMKDEHVDKNLVMQLDSAFIRKDPYGVVLIIAPWNYPIQLFLVPLIGAIAAGNCVIIKPSEISKNTERLIAETLSCYLDSDCFAVVTGGVPETTRLLENKFDYIFFTGSPSVGRIVMTAAAKHLTPVTLELGGKNPCYVSDTCDVTNVARRVVWGRFFNAGQTCIAPDYLLCTLEMQEKLMPALREAITEFFGPNPRESPDFGRIVSDKQFQRLRVLLGSGRVAIGGQTDEAERYIAPTVLADVLPSDPAMQEEVFGPILPIVVVANMDEAIDFINARPRPLAVYAFSCDSKIVNQVLERTSSGGFCGNDTLMHFTLTSLPFGGIGNSGLGKYHGKFTFDTFSLHRGCLHRSMGLETLNTPRYPPYTQQKLGLLTTTFEVKRRGTCTLL
- the ALDH3B1 gene encoding aldehyde dehydrogenase family 3 member B1 isoform X1 gives rise to the protein MAIIPGIPGISQGLWQLPWAESPHNQDSPKHRATLQRATTLSMETSSSFQQLGMQQPLEPPRQQLLGYGKCSTTGSDLGKDSGKAAGCSGSSGIGKGPVPMVCSTPCSGNPYAGLVSHLRASWLSGKTRPMEYRVAQLEALGRFLDDKKQEILEATELDMGKPSFEAFFSEILLCKNELNVTLNNLSQWMKDEHVDKNLVMQLDSAFIRKDPYGVVLIIAPWNYPIQLFLVPLIGAIAAGNCVIIKPSEISKNTERLIAETLSCYLDSDCFAVVTGGVPETTRLLENKFDYIFFTGSPSVGRIVMTAAAKHLTPVTLELGGKNPCYVSDTCDVTNVARRVVWGRFFNAGQTCIAPDYLLCTLEMQEKLMPALREAITEFFGPNPRESPDFGRIVSDKQFQRLRVLLGSGRVAIGGQTDEAERYIAPTVLADVLPSDPAMQEEVFGPILPIVVVANMDEAIDFINARPRPLAVYAFSCDSKIVNQVLERTSSGGFCGNDTLMHFTLTSLPFGGIGNSGLGKYHGKFTFDTFSLHRGCLHRSMGLETLNTPRYPPYTQQKLGLLTTTFEVKRRGTCTLL
- the ALDH3B1 gene encoding aldehyde dehydrogenase family 3 member B1 isoform X5; the protein is METSSSFQQLGMQQPLEPPRQQLLGYGKCSTTGSDLGKDSGKAAGCSGSSGIGKGPVPMVCSTPCSGNPYAGLVSHLRASWLSGKTRPMEYRVAQLEALGRFLDDKKQEILEATELDMGKPSFEAFFSEILLCKNELNVTLNNLSQWMKDEHVDKNLVMQLDSAFIRKDPYGVVLIIAPWNYPIQLFLVPLIGAIAAGNCVIIKPSEISKNTERLIAETLSCYLDSDCFAVVTGGVPETTRLLENKFDYIFFTGSPSVGRIVMTAAAKHLTPVTLELGGKNPCYVSDTCDVTNVARRVVWGRFFNAGQTCIAPDYLLCTLEMQEKLMPALREAITEFFGPNPRESPDFGRIVSDKQFQRLRVLLGSGRVAIGGQTDEAERYIAPTVLADVLPSDPAMQEEVFGPILPIVVVANMDEAIDFINARPRPLAVYAFSCDSKIVNQVLERTSSGGFCGNDTLMHFTLTSLPFGGIGNSGLGKYHGKFTFDTFSLHRGCLHRSMGLETLNTPRYPPYTQQKLGLLTTTFEVKRRGTCTLL